A portion of the Juglans microcarpa x Juglans regia isolate MS1-56 chromosome 1D, Jm3101_v1.0, whole genome shotgun sequence genome contains these proteins:
- the LOC121234438 gene encoding protein LEAD-SENSITIVE 1-like, translating to MGLLTHRVERSQIKPGDHIYTYRAIFTYSHHGIFVGGSKVVHFRPERNLNPGVGTSNDSDLYDSRLSLPSSCSTFPDCGFGQPNSGVVLSCLDCFLGKGSLYCFDYGVAPSVFLAKLRGGTCTTAASDPPETVIHRAMYLLQNGFGNYDVFQNNCEDFALYCKTGLLIMDKRGVGGSGQASSVIGAPLAAILSSPLKLLMPSPVGVATVTAGMYCMSRYATDIGVRTDVIKVAVEDLAVNLGWAHPEDVADDNGANRLIAG from the exons atgggtctGCTCACTCACAGAGTGGAGAGAAGTCAGATCAAGCCCGGCGACCACATCTACACTTACAGAGCTATCTTCACCTACTCCCAccatg GTATTTTTGTTGGGGGAAGCAAGGTGGTTCACTTTAGACCTGAGAGGAATTTGAATCCAGGGGTTGGGACATCTAATGATTCTGACTTGTATGATTCGAGATTGAGCCTCCCCTCATCTTGTTCTACCTTTCCCGACTGTGGATTCGGGCAACCAAACAGTGGTGTAGTCCTCTCTTGTCTGGATTGTTTCCTTGGAAAAGGATCTCTCTATTGTTTTGATTATGGGGTAGCCCCATCTGTATTCCTTGCTAAGTTGCGGGGCGGCACATGCACCACTGCAGCATCTGACCCACCGGAAACAGTTATCCATCGAGCTATGTATCTCCTTCAAAATGGATTTGGAAATTATGATGTGTTTCAAAACAACTGCGAGGACTTTGCACTCTATTGCAAAACTGGTCTTCTGATAATGGACAAACGGGGGGTTGGAGGAAGCGGTCAAGCTTCTTCTGTCATTGGTGCCCCATTGGCCGCCATTCTTTCTTCTCCTCTGAAGTTGCTAATGCCAAGTCCCGTTGGTGTGGCTACAGTGACGGCTGGAATGTACTGTATGAGTAGATATGCGACTGATATTGGGGTTCGAACTGATGTGATCAAAGTCGCAGTGGAGGACTTGGCTGTAAACCTGGGTTGGGCACATCCTGAAGATGTAGCTGATGACAATGGGGCTAACAGGCTGATTGCCGGATAG